A window of Actinobacillus suis ATCC 33415 contains these coding sequences:
- the yggU gene encoding DUF167 family protein YggU has translation MEAVERIENPCGIRLRIFLQPKASRDQIVGLHDNELKIAITAPPVDGAANAHLLKYLSKLFKVPKSSIVLEKGELQRHKQLFVPEPKVIPKEIEVLLNK, from the coding sequence ATGGAAGCAGTAGAACGTATTGAAAATCCGTGTGGCATCCGCCTGCGGATTTTTTTACAACCCAAGGCAAGCCGCGATCAAATTGTCGGTTTACACGATAATGAACTCAAAATTGCGATTACCGCACCACCGGTCGACGGTGCGGCTAACGCGCATTTGCTGAAATATTTAAGCAAGTTATTTAAAGTGCCTAAAAGTAGTATCGTGCTGGAGAAAGGTGAGCTACAGCGACATAAGCAATTATTTGTGCCGGAGCCAAAAGTGATACCGAAAGAAATCGAAGTATTGCTGAATAAATAA
- a CDS encoding zinc ribbon domain-containing protein YjdM: MTYPACPQCKGENTYHDSIQFVCPDCAHEWTGEEVEEHDEDQLIVKDSNGNLLADGDDVLLIKDLKLKGSSEVLKKGTKFKNIRLVHGDHNVDCGKIMLKSEFLKKA; this comes from the coding sequence ATGACATATCCAGCTTGCCCGCAATGTAAGGGCGAAAATACTTACCATGACTCAATTCAATTCGTTTGCCCTGATTGTGCACATGAATGGACGGGTGAGGAAGTTGAAGAGCATGATGAAGATCAGTTAATCGTTAAAGACAGTAACGGTAATTTATTAGCTGATGGTGATGATGTTCTTTTAATCAAAGATTTAAAATTAAAAGGTTCTTCAGAAGTACTGAAGAAAGGAACTAAATTCAAAAATATCCGTTTAGTACATGGTGACCACAATGTTGATTGTGGCAAAATTATGCTTAAATCGGAATTCTTGAAAAAAGCTTAA
- a CDS encoding cytochrome C assembly family protein — translation MLFAILAILAYLGALLWVAPTVANLENQANNQKPNIKAVFGIGLLAILFHGISLSQEFISTENGQNFSLSNVNSLMSLLLSAFATLALPRWRTIWFPLMVVYTFGICSVAVSSFATGNFIKNLADNPGLVFHLGIALFSYALFFLALLYALQLKWLDKKLKSKKPVFCSMLPPLMTVERHFFTLTLAAQAMLTVTLISGMIYLHNFFAPEQIHKAIFSFIAWIVYTILLLGQWKFRWRGNRVLIYSILGTILLTVGYFGSHVIS, via the coding sequence ATGTTATTTGCTATTCTGGCGATCCTTGCTTATTTAGGCGCTTTATTATGGGTGGCTCCAACCGTAGCCAATTTAGAAAACCAAGCCAATAACCAAAAACCGAATATTAAAGCGGTCTTTGGTATTGGGTTGCTTGCGATACTTTTTCACGGTATTAGCTTGTCTCAAGAATTTATTTCGACTGAGAATGGACAAAACTTTTCGCTGTCGAATGTGAATTCATTGATGAGTCTTCTACTCAGTGCTTTTGCAACATTAGCTTTGCCTCGTTGGAGAACGATTTGGTTTCCGCTCATGGTCGTTTATACCTTTGGTATTTGTAGCGTGGCGGTTTCAAGTTTTGCGACAGGGAATTTTATTAAAAACTTAGCGGATAATCCGGGATTAGTATTCCACTTAGGTATTGCATTATTTTCGTATGCGTTATTCTTTTTAGCATTGCTTTATGCATTACAGCTAAAATGGTTAGATAAAAAACTGAAAAGCAAAAAACCGGTATTTTGCAGTATGTTGCCACCATTAATGACGGTTGAGCGTCATTTCTTTACCTTGACGTTAGCAGCACAGGCGATGCTGACGGTGACGTTAATTTCTGGCATGATTTATCTGCATAATTTCTTTGCACCAGAACAAATTCATAAAGCGATTTTTTCGTTTATCGCTTGGATTGTTTATACTATTTTATTACTCGGACAATGGAAATTCCGTTGGCGTGGAAATCGGGTGCTAATTTATTCAATTTTAGGTACAATATTATTGACTGTCGGTTATTTCGGTAGTCATGTGATTTCATAA
- the yceD gene encoding 23S rRNA accumulation protein YceD codes for MQKVKLPLTIDPYKDAQRRMDYEGYIFSSLLSRLGESVSNVLSDAQVTLSLYIDPQRLTVIKGTAKVEVEFDCQRCGNPFTQTLDCSFCFSPVSNMDQADNLPEIYEPIEVNEFGEVNLLDMIEDEFIIELPLVPMHSEEHCEVSVSEQVFGELPEELAKKPNPFAVLANLKKN; via the coding sequence ATGCAAAAGGTAAAACTACCCCTCACCATTGACCCATATAAAGACGCTCAGCGTCGAATGGATTACGAAGGCTACATTTTCAGTAGTCTCCTTAGTCGTTTGGGTGAATCTGTGAGCAATGTGCTAAGCGATGCACAAGTTACTCTCTCGTTATATATCGATCCGCAACGCTTAACCGTCATTAAAGGTACGGCGAAAGTTGAGGTGGAATTTGATTGCCAACGATGTGGTAACCCGTTTACACAAACACTCGACTGTTCATTTTGTTTCAGTCCAGTGTCTAATATGGATCAGGCGGACAATTTGCCCGAAATTTATGAACCTATCGAAGTAAACGAGTTTGGTGAAGTAAATTTACTAGATATGATTGAAGATGAGTTTATCATCGAATTGCCTCTAGTCCCGATGCATAGTGAAGAACACTGTGAAGTGTCCGTGAGTGAACAGGTGTTTGGCGAATTGCCTGAAGAATTGGCGAAGAAACCTAACCCGTTCGCTGTATTAGCTAATTTAAAGAAAAACTAG
- the trmB gene encoding tRNA (guanosine(46)-N7)-methyltransferase TrmB: MSEKQTFADKKRKTVEQAEFTEDGRYLRKVRSFVLRTGRLSDYQRDMMNNNWANLGLDYQNTPFNFEQIFGNNNPVVLEIGFGMGRSLVEMAEQNPDRNYIGIEVHTPGVGACIAYALEKGVKNLRVICHDATEILRDAIADAALGGLQLYFPDPWQKAKHHKRRIVQPEFITRVLTKLGDNGFIHFATDWENYAEHMLEVLRQFDKELRNTSTTNDFIPRPDFRPLTKFEERGHRLGHGVWDLYFVKQAQSV; this comes from the coding sequence ATGTCAGAAAAACAAACTTTTGCAGATAAAAAACGTAAAACCGTAGAACAAGCCGAATTCACCGAAGACGGTCGTTATCTTCGTAAAGTACGTAGTTTCGTATTACGTACCGGGCGTTTGAGCGATTACCAACGTGATATGATGAATAACAACTGGGCAAATCTCGGTTTGGATTATCAAAACACACCTTTTAATTTTGAGCAGATTTTCGGTAACAACAATCCGGTTGTGTTAGAAATCGGCTTCGGTATGGGACGTTCATTGGTTGAAATGGCGGAACAAAATCCGGATCGTAACTATATCGGTATTGAAGTACATACGCCGGGTGTCGGCGCTTGTATCGCTTATGCCTTAGAAAAAGGCGTGAAAAACTTGCGTGTGATTTGCCATGATGCAACGGAAATCTTACGTGATGCGATTGCTGACGCTGCATTAGGCGGTCTACAACTCTATTTCCCGGATCCGTGGCAAAAAGCGAAACACCATAAACGCCGTATTGTGCAGCCGGAATTTATCACTCGAGTGCTAACTAAATTAGGGGATAATGGTTTTATCCATTTCGCAACCGACTGGGAAAACTATGCAGAACATATGCTGGAAGTACTACGTCAATTCGACAAAGAGTTACGCAATACCTCGACAACCAATGACTTTATTCCACGCCCAGATTTCCGCCCTTTAACCAAGTTTGAAGAACGCGGTCATCGTCTTGGACACGGCGTGTGGGACTTATATTTCGTTAAACAAGCACAATCGGTTTAA
- the rpmF gene encoding 50S ribosomal protein L32, giving the protein MAVQQNKKSRSRRDMRRSHDALTTAAVSVDKTTGETHLRHHVTADGYYRGRKVINK; this is encoded by the coding sequence ATGGCTGTTCAACAAAATAAGAAATCTCGTTCACGTCGTGATATGCGTCGTTCACACGATGCATTAACAACAGCAGCAGTTTCAGTAGATAAAACAACTGGTGAAACTCACTTACGTCACCACGTAACTGCTGACGGTTACTACCGTGGTCGTAAAGTAATCAACAAATAA
- a CDS encoding sodium-dependent transporter, which produces MSSSNATPAKRATFSGRNAFILAAIGSAVGLGNIWRFPYTTYENGGGAFIIPYIVALLTAGIPLLFLDFAIGHRHRGAAPLSFRRLNRHFEVFGWWQVLVNVIIGIYYAVVLGWAAVYTYFSLTKAWGDKPVDFFVGEFLKMGDIANGISFEFVGMVVGPLIAVWIIALIVLALGVEKGIAKSSSILMPVLVTMFIVLVISSLFLPGATKGLNALFTPDWTKLADPSVWIAAYGQIFFSLSICFGIMITYSSYLKKDADLTGTGMVVGFANSSFEVLAGIGVFAALGFMATAAGQEVSEVAKGGIGLAFFAFPTIINEAPMGTLLGVLFFGSLTFAALTSFISVIEVIIAAVQDKLKFSRVASTFIVGLPMMAVSVVLFGTTTGLPMLDVMDKFVNNFGIVAVAFASLVAIVAKGKLSTLGHHINKTSSIKVGTFWRLSVVVTTGVLAFMLFSEAIKVSNEGYENYPSWFVNSFGWGMAVALVIVAFILSRLKWHNETEFNPENE; this is translated from the coding sequence GTGTCTTCTAGCAACGCAACTCCAGCAAAACGTGCTACTTTTTCCGGCCGTAATGCTTTTATTCTCGCTGCCATCGGTTCTGCCGTTGGTTTAGGAAACATTTGGCGTTTCCCTTATACCACTTATGAAAATGGTGGTGGTGCATTTATTATTCCTTATATCGTAGCGCTTTTAACCGCAGGTATTCCGTTATTGTTTTTAGATTTTGCAATTGGTCACCGCCACCGTGGTGCGGCGCCATTGTCATTCCGCCGTTTAAACCGTCATTTTGAAGTATTTGGTTGGTGGCAAGTATTGGTAAATGTGATTATCGGTATCTATTATGCGGTCGTACTTGGTTGGGCGGCAGTTTATACCTATTTCTCTCTGACTAAAGCGTGGGGGGATAAACCGGTTGATTTCTTTGTCGGCGAATTCTTAAAAATGGGTGATATCGCAAATGGTATCAGCTTTGAATTTGTCGGTATGGTTGTTGGCCCACTTATTGCTGTGTGGATTATTGCTTTAATCGTATTGGCATTGGGGGTAGAGAAAGGAATTGCAAAATCATCAAGTATTTTAATGCCGGTATTGGTTACTATGTTTATTGTATTAGTGATCTCATCGCTATTTTTACCGGGTGCAACTAAAGGTTTAAATGCATTATTTACGCCGGATTGGACGAAATTAGCTGACCCGAGTGTATGGATTGCGGCGTATGGTCAAATCTTTTTCTCGCTTTCAATTTGCTTCGGTATCATGATTACCTATTCTTCATATTTGAAGAAAGATGCGGATCTTACCGGCACGGGGATGGTGGTTGGTTTTGCGAACTCGAGCTTTGAAGTATTAGCCGGTATCGGGGTGTTTGCGGCATTAGGCTTTATGGCAACCGCAGCCGGTCAGGAAGTGAGTGAAGTGGCGAAAGGCGGTATCGGTCTAGCATTCTTTGCTTTCCCGACCATTATCAATGAAGCGCCAATGGGAACATTACTTGGCGTGTTGTTCTTCGGCTCATTAACCTTTGCTGCACTAACATCTTTCATTTCAGTGATTGAAGTAATTATTGCTGCAGTTCAAGATAAATTAAAATTTAGTCGCGTAGCTTCAACATTTATTGTCGGTTTACCGATGATGGCAGTGTCGGTTGTGTTATTCGGTACGACAACCGGTTTACCAATGTTGGATGTGATGGATAAATTTGTAAACAACTTTGGTATTGTTGCGGTAGCCTTTGCTTCATTAGTAGCGATTGTGGCAAAAGGTAAACTGAGTACGCTTGGCCACCATATTAATAAGACTTCATCAATTAAGGTTGGCACTTTCTGGCGCTTATCGGTTGTAGTTACCACTGGGGTATTAGCCTTTATGTTATTTAGTGAAGCGATCAAAGTGTCTAACGAAGGATACGAAAATTATCCAAGTTGGTTTGTGAATAGCTTTGGTTGGGGCATGGCGGTTGCGTTAGTTATCGTAGCATTTATTCTGTCTCGCTTAAAATGGCATAACGAAACGGAATTTAATCCGGAAAACGAATAG
- a CDS encoding methionine/alanine import family NSS transporter small subunit produces MSTPAIIMMSIALVIIWGGLAFAVKRLPKE; encoded by the coding sequence ATGAGTACTCCAGCAATTATTATGATGAGTATTGCGCTTGTGATTATTTGGGGTGGTTTAGCTTTTGCGGTTAAACGCTTACCAAAAGAGTAA
- a CDS encoding YggL family protein, which yields MAIQRNARQRKKMHLAEFQELGFLVKFQFAENTGIDQIDLTVDRFIAEVIKPNGLAYEGSGYLHWEGLVCLEKLGKCDESHQQLVKTWLENNGLTQVEVSGLFDIWWDYPVQG from the coding sequence ATGGCTATTCAACGCAACGCGCGTCAGCGTAAAAAAATGCACTTAGCAGAATTCCAAGAATTAGGCTTCTTAGTAAAATTCCAATTTGCGGAAAACACAGGTATTGATCAAATTGATTTAACCGTAGACCGTTTTATCGCAGAAGTAATCAAACCAAACGGTTTAGCTTATGAAGGTAGCGGTTACTTACACTGGGAAGGTTTAGTTTGCTTAGAAAAATTAGGTAAATGTGATGAATCTCACCAACAATTAGTAAAAACTTGGTTAGAAAACAATGGCTTAACTCAAGTTGAAGTAAGCGGTTTATTCGACATCTGGTGGGATTATCCGGTTCAAGGCTAA
- a CDS encoding cytochrome-c peroxidase: MKKYLLSALAVAGIGYFSLVGYAYWFDKEQAPKLLAAAGLPESHQAVASVMFENGCQYCHTPNAELPAYSKLPIASQMMAADIEKGTRFFRFDRLIEGMKDPSKLSEADLAKLEQVIRNDEMPIAKYIHVHWGARPDAEQKKVILDWITAQRQAHFLPKAEGTDATRLVQPIPDQLATNPHKVALGEGLYFDGRLSGDGSIQCRTCHQLTQGGVDNLPVSEGIHGLKGGINAPTVFNAAFNKWQFWDGRAKTLADQAGGPPTNPVEMGSKTWDEILAKLSKDEDFMQRFLAVYPHLDQANVTDAIGEFEKTLITPNSAFDRFLKGDQNALTDVQKRGYEHFKNAKCDTCHTGTAMGGQSFEYMGLYGDYFKDRGTELTEADHGRYAVTKDPSDMHRFKVPTLRNVALTAPYMHDASAKDLKEAVRIMGIYQSNKQFSDTELNELVAFLESLTGEYKGKLLTNEKVK; this comes from the coding sequence ATGAAAAAATATTTACTTTCAGCCTTAGCTGTTGCTGGCATTGGCTATTTTTCTCTCGTGGGATATGCGTATTGGTTCGATAAAGAACAAGCGCCTAAATTACTGGCTGCAGCCGGATTACCGGAATCACACCAAGCCGTTGCTAGCGTGATGTTTGAAAATGGCTGTCAATACTGTCACACACCGAATGCAGAATTACCTGCTTATTCAAAATTACCTATCGCAAGTCAAATGATGGCGGCGGATATTGAAAAGGGAACTCGCTTTTTCCGTTTCGATCGTTTAATTGAAGGGATGAAAGATCCAAGCAAGCTTTCGGAAGCTGATTTGGCTAAGTTGGAGCAAGTTATTCGCAATGATGAAATGCCGATTGCGAAATATATCCATGTTCACTGGGGCGCTCGTCCGGATGCGGAACAGAAGAAAGTGATTCTAGATTGGATTACTGCACAGCGCCAGGCACACTTCTTACCAAAAGCAGAAGGCACAGATGCAACGCGTTTAGTTCAACCGATTCCAGATCAATTAGCAACCAATCCACATAAAGTGGCACTAGGTGAGGGGCTTTATTTTGACGGACGTTTATCAGGTGACGGTTCAATCCAGTGCCGTACTTGTCACCAATTAACGCAAGGCGGGGTGGATAATTTACCGGTGTCGGAAGGGATTCACGGCTTAAAAGGCGGTATCAATGCACCAACCGTATTTAATGCGGCATTTAATAAATGGCAATTCTGGGATGGTCGTGCGAAAACATTAGCTGATCAAGCGGGCGGTCCGCCAACTAATCCGGTTGAGATGGGGTCAAAAACTTGGGATGAGATTTTGGCTAAGTTGAGCAAAGATGAAGACTTTATGCAACGTTTCCTTGCAGTTTATCCACATCTTGATCAAGCAAATGTGACAGATGCGATTGGTGAATTTGAGAAAACGCTTATTACACCAAATAGTGCCTTCGACCGTTTCTTAAAAGGTGATCAAAACGCATTAACTGACGTACAAAAACGTGGTTATGAACATTTCAAAAATGCGAAATGTGACACCTGTCATACTGGTACGGCAATGGGTGGACAATCATTTGAATATATGGGCTTATACGGCGACTACTTCAAAGATCGTGGTACGGAATTAACGGAAGCGGATCACGGTCGTTATGCGGTAACTAAGGATCCAAGCGATATGCACCGTTTCAAAGTGCCGACTTTACGTAACGTGGCGTTAACCGCACCATATATGCACGATGCAAGCGCGAAAGACTTAAAAGAAGCGGTTCGTATTATGGGTATTTACCAAAGCAATAAACAGTTCTCTGATACGGAGCTTAATGAGTTAGTTGCTTTCTTAGAATCACTAACCGGTGAATATAAAGGCAAATTACTAACTAATGAAAAAGTGAAATAA
- a CDS encoding HlyC/CorC family transporter, giving the protein MDSIPLSTLFISLTILLFLSAFFSSSETGLMSLNRYKMRHLAESGHKGAKLAEKLLNKTDVLLSLILICNNLVNIAASAIATVIGMRLAGDAGVAIATGALTFVMLVFSEILPKTIAAIYPEKIGFFASYVLTPLKKILMPLVFLMNLIISALMKLLRVKKDENKGLSAEELRGVVLEAGKFIPTEHQEMLISILDMEKVTVEDIMVPRNDIGGIDIDDDWKSIMRQLNHAAHARVVLYKGNMDKNVLGMLRVREAFRLLLEKDEPSKETLIRAVDEVYFIPEGTPLTTQLMNFKTNKERIGLVVDEYGDIKGLVTLEDILEEIVGEFTTSTAPSLEEEVKQQSDGSVIIEGSANLRDLNKLFGWNLPVDEVRTFNGLILEHLEKIPDEDTQFELNNLKVTVLEVADNMVKQAKVEPISPPEKG; this is encoded by the coding sequence TTGGACAGTATTCCCCTGAGTACTCTTTTTATTTCACTCACAATTCTTTTATTCCTTTCTGCGTTTTTCTCAAGTTCTGAAACAGGACTTATGTCGCTCAACCGCTATAAAATGCGTCACCTTGCCGAAAGCGGTCACAAAGGGGCGAAACTTGCGGAAAAACTTCTCAACAAGACGGATGTATTACTCAGTCTTATCCTTATTTGTAATAATTTAGTCAATATTGCCGCTTCTGCGATTGCTACGGTGATTGGTATGCGTTTAGCCGGTGATGCCGGTGTGGCGATTGCAACCGGCGCGCTGACCTTTGTAATGTTAGTTTTCTCAGAAATTCTGCCGAAAACCATTGCGGCGATTTATCCGGAAAAAATCGGCTTTTTTGCCAGTTATGTCTTAACGCCGTTAAAAAAAATATTAATGCCGTTAGTATTTTTAATGAATTTAATCATTAGCGCTTTAATGAAATTATTACGCGTTAAAAAAGATGAAAATAAAGGACTGAGTGCGGAAGAATTACGCGGTGTGGTTTTAGAAGCCGGAAAATTTATTCCGACCGAACACCAAGAAATGCTAATTTCTATTTTAGATATGGAAAAAGTGACGGTCGAAGATATTATGGTGCCTCGCAACGACATTGGCGGTATTGATATTGATGACGATTGGAAATCAATTATGCGTCAATTAAACCATGCGGCACACGCCCGGGTGGTGCTATATAAAGGCAATATGGATAAAAATGTGCTTGGCATGTTGCGTGTAAGGGAAGCTTTTCGCTTACTGTTAGAAAAAGACGAACCAAGTAAAGAAACACTGATTCGAGCAGTGGATGAGGTTTACTTTATTCCGGAAGGGACACCTCTCACTACCCAGCTAATGAATTTTAAAACCAATAAAGAACGTATCGGCTTAGTAGTGGATGAATATGGTGATATTAAAGGCTTAGTCACTTTAGAAGATATTTTGGAAGAGATTGTCGGCGAATTCACCACCTCAACGGCTCCAAGTTTGGAAGAAGAAGTGAAGCAACAATCGGATGGCTCGGTCATTATTGAAGGCTCGGCAAATTTACGTGATCTGAATAAGTTGTTTGGCTGGAATTTACCGGTAGACGAAGTACGGACTTTCAATGGTTTAATTTTGGAACATCTTGAAAAAATTCCGGATGAAGACACTCAATTTGAACTGAACAATTTAAAAGTGACGGTGTTGGAGGTGGCGGACAATATGGTGAAACAAGCAAAAGTTGAGCCAATTTCCCCTCCAGAAAAAGGCTAA
- a CDS encoding YggT family protein, with translation MEFLAPVLSIIIGFFSFVLILRTWLQFCRVDPYMPLSQSLLRLTSPLVNPVSKVIPTVKNINFAALLIALLLLALEKFILGVPVAMAVLAGLLGVVKTFGQILFFTTLIRALMSWVTRGDHPLDYMVAQITEPVLGFIRKLLPRTGMLDFSVMVLGFGLILLNNLFYSIFGVLWAIA, from the coding sequence ATGGAATTTCTAGCCCCTGTTCTTTCAATCATTATCGGCTTTTTTAGCTTTGTATTAATTTTGCGTACTTGGCTTCAATTTTGCCGTGTTGATCCCTATATGCCGTTATCCCAATCACTTTTACGCCTTACTTCACCCTTAGTGAATCCAGTAAGTAAAGTGATTCCAACCGTAAAAAACATCAATTTCGCTGCATTACTGATTGCACTACTATTACTTGCTTTAGAGAAATTTATTTTAGGTGTACCAGTAGCCATGGCAGTGTTAGCGGGCTTATTGGGAGTGGTAAAAACCTTCGGTCAAATTCTGTTTTTCACCACTTTAATTCGTGCCTTAATGAGTTGGGTCACACGTGGTGATCACCCGTTAGATTATATGGTGGCACAAATCACCGAGCCGGTATTAGGCTTTATCCGTAAATTATTACCGCGTACCGGTATGTTGGATTTTTCGGTGATGGTACTCGGGTTCGGCTTAATTCTGCTAAATAACCTTTTCTATAGTATATTTGGCGTGCTTTGGGCGATTGCTTAA
- the plsX gene encoding phosphate acyltransferase PlsX: MNRLTLALDVMGGDFGPRVTIPALSLALAQNPMLSFILFGDQRQASPFLNALPNDQLKRIQFVHTPHAIDANIPLMQALRQSKGSSMRLALEAVANGEAQGCISGGNTAALMGLAKILIEPLPNIERPALTTLIPSMNGKSSVMLDLGANVEADSDLLIQFAEMGNIFAEVMLDLVYPRLALLNIGVENSKGTQTIRNTDKRLQLRNDLNYIGFLESDKLMNNMADVIVCDGFTGNIALKAVEGAAKNILSLLKRSSEGSFICQSTKRYLLRAIFYRSYRKLQQINPDRHNGATLLGLSSVVVKSHGGASTNAYFYAIDHAIGQIQRQIPDKIWQGLNKLHQNL, translated from the coding sequence TTGAATCGTCTAACCCTTGCGTTAGATGTGATGGGCGGGGACTTTGGTCCCCGTGTTACTATCCCTGCATTATCTCTAGCATTGGCACAGAATCCGATGCTATCTTTTATACTATTTGGCGATCAGCGCCAAGCAAGTCCTTTTCTGAATGCTCTCCCTAACGATCAGCTAAAACGTATTCAATTTGTTCATACGCCCCATGCTATTGATGCAAATATTCCTTTAATGCAAGCATTACGCCAAAGTAAAGGAAGTTCTATGCGTTTGGCATTAGAAGCTGTCGCAAACGGTGAAGCACAAGGATGCATTAGCGGTGGAAATACTGCCGCATTGATGGGATTAGCTAAAATATTAATTGAACCGTTACCGAATATTGAACGCCCAGCGCTTACCACACTCATTCCAAGCATGAACGGAAAATCAAGCGTCATGCTTGATTTAGGTGCAAACGTAGAAGCAGATAGTGATTTACTTATCCAGTTTGCTGAAATGGGAAATATTTTTGCCGAAGTGATGCTAGATTTAGTTTATCCGCGTTTAGCACTATTAAATATCGGCGTAGAAAATAGCAAAGGTACGCAAACTATTCGTAATACGGATAAACGTTTACAACTACGCAATGATTTAAATTATATCGGTTTTCTAGAAAGTGATAAGCTGATGAATAATATGGCGGATGTCATTGTTTGTGATGGATTTACCGGTAATATCGCTCTAAAAGCAGTGGAAGGAGCCGCCAAAAATATTCTTTCACTATTAAAAAGATCCTCTGAAGGTTCTTTTATTTGTCAAAGTACTAAACGTTATTTATTACGAGCTATTTTTTATCGCTCTTATCGAAAATTGCAACAAATTAATCCGGATCGCCATAATGGAGCAACCTTACTTGGATTATCTTCTGTGGTGGTAAAAAGCCATGGTGGTGCAAGTACTAATGCATATTTTTATGCAATTGATCATGCAATTGGGCAGATCCAAAGGCAAATTCCTGATAAAATTTGGCAAGGATTAAACAAATTACATCAAAATTTATAG
- a CDS encoding beta-ketoacyl-ACP synthase III has product MYSKILATGSYLPAQIRTNADLEKMVDTTDEWIFTRSGMKERRIAAADETVATMGAQAAKKALEMAKIDHNEIDLIVVGTTTNSHAYPSAACQIQGMLDIQDAIAFDVAAACTGFVYALSIADQFVRSGKVKKALVIGSDLNSRALDETDRSTVVLFGDGAGAVILEASEEQGIISTHLHSSSDTEYMLALPAQQRGNEKSGFIQMQGNATFKLAVGQLSSVVEETLEANNLQKSDLDWLVPHQANIRIIAATAKKLEMDMSQVVLTVEKYGNNSAATVPVALDEAVRDGRIQRGQLLLLEAFGGGWTWGSALVRF; this is encoded by the coding sequence ATGTACAGCAAAATTTTAGCAACAGGTAGTTATTTACCTGCTCAAATTCGAACTAATGCTGATTTAGAAAAGATGGTAGATACGACCGATGAGTGGATTTTTACTCGTTCCGGTATGAAAGAACGTCGTATTGCTGCTGCAGATGAAACTGTTGCAACTATGGGGGCACAAGCGGCTAAAAAAGCACTAGAAATGGCGAAGATTGATCACAATGAAATTGATCTGATTGTCGTGGGAACTACAACTAACTCTCACGCTTACCCGAGTGCAGCTTGCCAAATTCAAGGCATGTTAGACATTCAGGATGCCATTGCATTTGATGTTGCTGCTGCTTGTACGGGTTTTGTTTATGCGTTAAGTATCGCAGATCAATTCGTGCGTAGCGGCAAAGTAAAAAAAGCCTTGGTTATCGGTTCTGATTTAAACTCTCGTGCATTGGATGAAACCGATCGTAGTACGGTAGTGTTATTTGGTGACGGAGCAGGTGCTGTCATTCTTGAAGCAAGTGAAGAACAAGGTATTATTTCAACTCACCTACATTCGTCTTCCGATACTGAATATATGTTGGCATTACCGGCACAACAGCGTGGTAATGAGAAATCCGGCTTTATTCAAATGCAAGGCAATGCAACCTTTAAATTAGCGGTAGGTCAGCTTTCAAGTGTGGTGGAAGAAACCCTTGAAGCGAATAATTTACAAAAATCGGATTTAGACTGGTTAGTACCGCATCAAGCGAATATTCGTATTATTGCCGCAACAGCGAAAAAACTCGAAATGGATATGTCGCAAGTGGTATTAACGGTTGAGAAATATGGTAACAATAGTGCGGCAACTGTTCCTGTTGCGTTAGATGAAGCGGTTCGTGACGGACGTATTCAACGCGGTCAATTATTACTCCTTGAAGCATTTGGTGGCGGTTGGACTTGGGGTTCTGCCCTTGTTCGTTTTTAA